The genomic stretch AGGTGTGGGAGAGCTTCATATTTTTGATATGGATAATATTGAGCTGAGCAACTTAAACCGCCAGTTTCTATATACCCCTGAAGACGATGGAAAACCAAAAACAGAGATTGCAGCAAAGAGACTTCAGGAGATTAACCCCGAAATTAAAGTTGAGGGGATAAATGAAAAGATAACCTACGATAATGCATTTGATATCCTCAAGGGCTATGATGCCATAGTGGATGGCACAGACAATTTTGCTGTGCGTTATGCAGTAAACGATTCAGCGGCGGTCAATAAAATTCCACTTTTCCATGGTGCTGCTCTGATGTATGAAGGCAGAGTTATGAGTATTATTCCCAAAGATACTGCCTGTTTCAGATGCATTTTTCCGGAAGCTCCTCCTCAGGGCACAATACCTACATGCAGGGAGGCGGGAATCCTTGGAAGTGTCACAGGCATAGTCGGTTCAATTCAGGCTACTGAAGCAATAAGATACCTGGCAGGTCTGGAGATAGGGCTGAAAAATAAACTTCTTATTATAAATACGGACATAATGAGCTTCGATGTGGTAAATCTAAGGAGGAGAGAAAACTGCACAGCCTGCGGTGAAAAATTTATTCCAAAGCCAGTTGAAGATGTATGCGGGGTAAATCCATGAGTGACTACGAAACACTTGACCTGAAGGGTGAGCACTGCCCCGATACCTTTGTATATACAAAGATTAAGGCTGAAGAAATCGGATATTCTGGCGGGGGAAAGCTCAAGGTCATAGTGGATTATTCACCTGCTGTGGAGAGCATACCCAGGAGTCTTGCCCAGGAAAACAAGGGTTACAGTGTAACAGAGGTTAAAAAAGCCGGAAATAACATCTATGAGATTTATATAGATATACCTCCACTGGAGTAATAATTTTTATGAAGTCAATAAGAGAATATTTCGGAAGCAGATACAGTCTTGTCGGGGTTAAGATTTATGAAGAGGTGCCGCAGGATTACCCCCGTCCTGAGAGAAGTGGCAGATACTGTGAGTTTGTGAAGAGGGCTGCTCTCGGTGAAACTCTGCTTATGCTTGAGGAAGATGAAGAATGCCCTGAATCGCTTATAGCACTTGGCTTTCAGGAACCCAGCTTTATTGACCTTCAGCCCCGCCTCCAGCCCGCAAAAACACAGGCGGTACTTATTGCTCCACTCGAAAAGATATCTGAGCCTGATGTTGTGCTCATGATACTGAACCCCAGACAGGCAATGGAAATAGCTGCCCTTGTCGATGGTCTTGAAGCACAGTTTAAAGGTGGAATGGCCGTATGCGGTGAGGTAACGGCACTTCCAATAAAAGAAAACAGAGTAAATCTGAGTTTTCTCTGCGGTGGCGCGAGAATGTTCGCAGATTATAAAGATAGCGAGGTAATTCTCGGAGCAAATATGAAGTTCTTCCAGGAGCTCGAAGCAAGAGTTAAGGCTCTGCAGAAGAGCTGTGGAGCCCTGTGTGGCTGCAGAACAAGCGACCTCCCGCAGAGAATGGTGAA from archaeon BMS3Bbin15 encodes the following:
- the moeZ_2 gene encoding putative adenylyltransferase/sulfurtransferase MoeZ: MNLNEIKRYSRQLILQDFGTKEQAKLKRAKVAVTGAGGLGSPISTYLTLAGVGELHIFDMDNIELSNLNRQFLYTPEDDGKPKTEIAAKRLQEINPEIKVEGINEKITYDNAFDILKGYDAIVDGTDNFAVRYAVNDSAAVNKIPLFHGAALMYEGRVMSIIPKDTACFRCIFPEAPPQGTIPTCREAGILGSVTGIVGSIQATEAIRYLAGLEIGLKNKLLIINTDIMSFDVVNLRRRENCTACGEKFIPKPVEDVCGVNP